The Arenibacter algicola region ATGAAGGCAACCATTGTCCATATTGGCATCATCCAATCCTGTCCAGCAGGTAAGGTGTTGCATGGCAATTGTTCTGGTCCAATAGGAATAGTCTTGGTGCCAAGCTACTACACCACCATGCCGGGCTGGTTTACAAAATAATTGGTCGTGCCAAAACCTAACGGATTTGGTGTTCAACAGCTGATGGGCCGCCATAGTAAAGGCAGGGTTCCAAAGAACGTCGTGAAATCCTGGAGTAATACGCCAATGTCCAAGGGAATGGAATAAAACCGAATTGGGGTTCTGGGATTCATTACTGTGGAATTCATAGAACAAATGATTCCCGGGATGATCCGGGTCCATTATTTCCGCCAATTCTTGGTTTAATTTATCAACCTGCCATTCCTCCAAGAGCTTTATGCCCGATACATAACCAAATTCATGAAAGTGCGCCAGCTGTTCATCGGATAATTTGTATTGCTCCCATTCCGCCGCTGATTTAGGCTGTTTGAACATATCCGAAACCGCGTGGTCAAAATTGGCTAGATCCTTTACAATGGCCATAGGTGGATTTGTTAAATTAAATGATAGATCTAAACTAACATGCTAAAAGGCGTAGTTCATCATAAATATATCCATAATTTTTCAATGGGGCAATTTATCTGAATGTATTGCAGTTGTTTAAAGTGAGTTCGACATAAAACAATATCAAGATGTTGATTTCGTGTAAATTAAATAATTACTGCAGTCCCCTCGAGACCCAAGAAATTTTATTTTTCAAGCGGATAAAATGACATTATTTTAAAAATTTGATTTTGGGGTAAACATCAAATATGATACGGGTAGAGAGACAGTTAAAGGTATGAGTTATAAACTGAAGGTTTCCAGATCGTCATTTCGAATGCATATGAGAAACCGAAGGTTCACGAATACCCCTGAAATAAATATGACATGAGCTAAATCGCACATCCAGCTCCCGGCCTGTATGTGTGACTTCTCGTCGTCCCGAAAAGGGACTCTGTCGAAGTGACTATCGTTACCAATTCATATCATTCATATTGAGACTATTAATAAAGACGTCAATGGTAGCGGAGTCAAGAGGTTTTTTGAGAGTTATATCTTTTTATTGAGGTCTCGACTGCGCTCGACCGGACAAAATTATCATAAATAACTAATTAACAATTAGATATAAGTCGAACTCAGGTTACTTATAGTTTCCAAAAACTTAGGTAGTCCACAGTTGGCAAAAGGAAACCTTATTCAGTCAAGGTCACGTTGCCAACTGAATACTGTATACTACCAACGTATCATCCATTCCGTTCCAAATTCCTGACAGCAAAGCCAAGGATGTATTTTCATTGCATAATAGTTTAGTTTTTCCTGGGCCTTGGCTTTCTGTACCTGTCTTTTCCATCTGTCAGCCATTTTAGCGAAAAGCTTACGAAAGTATTCTTCTGGTAATCGTCCTGTTCAAAAAACAGACCTATGTCCCCGTTCTCCATGATGGTCATGGACGAATAAGCCGATTCTCCTTTGTAAATAGTTTTTCCTTCGGACCAGGTTTTGCCCTCATCATAACTTATTCTAACGGTCATGTTAACGCGATCTTTTTCACTTTTGGCATTGGAAAACAACAATCTGTTTTTTCGGTAACCATCCTCGATGGTGGTATAGCGGACTATACTGGCATTACAGCCTGGATCTATCAAGGCAGGTTCGGGTTGGGTTACCCAGCTTTTTCCTTCATCACTGGAAATATGTACATATCTTTTCCCCTCTTTATTCGCCCTTGCGTTGATCATCCAATCCCCATTGGCCAACTCTATAATTT contains the following coding sequences:
- a CDS encoding phytanoyl-CoA dioxygenase family protein, which produces MAIVKDLANFDHAVSDMFKQPKSAAEWEQYKLSDEQLAHFHEFGYVSGIKLLEEWQVDKLNQELAEIMDPDHPGNHLFYEFHSNESQNPNSVLFHSLGHWRITPGFHDVLWNPAFTMAAHQLLNTKSVRFWHDQLFCKPARHGGVVAWHQDYSYWTRTIAMQHLTCWTGLDDANMDNGCLHYIPKSHKWGLLDAPSLAGDMDGLMKYLSEDQKKEFKPTAIELKKGFATFHHPLMVHGSYENKSERSRRAFVLNVFADGTVSNTDDELLAGVPKVPKGHKMEGKFFPLLYTPQYS